One Nicotiana tomentosiformis chromosome 4, ASM39032v3, whole genome shotgun sequence genomic window carries:
- the LOC138909423 gene encoding uncharacterized protein, which yields MASLAYIPVGERPLASYVHALTNQFVRLDVLEPSHMLSCTVSWSSLYERIRERQYDDPHLLFLKETVRHNGAKQVTVGDNGVLRMHGRICVPNVDGLRELILEETYSSLYSIHPGIAKMYQDLRQHYWWKRMKKYIVAYIARCLNCQQVKYEHQGPGDLFQRLAIPD from the coding sequence ATGgctagccttgcgtatattccagttggggagaggCCGCTAGCATCATATGTTCATGCTTTgaccaatcagttcgtgagattagatgttttggagcctagtcaTATGCTATCTTGCACGGTCTcttggtcttctttgtatgagcgcatcagagagcgtcagtatgatgacccacatttgcttttccttaaggaaACGGTGCGGCAcaatggtgccaagcaggttactgttggagataatggggtgttgcggatgcatggtcggatttgtgtgcccaatgtagatgggcttcgtgagttgattcttgaggagacctATAGTTCCctgtattccatccatccgggtatcgccaagatgtatcaggacttgcggcagcattattggtggaagagaatgaagaagtatatagttgcatatatagctcggtgtctgaattgtcagcaagtaaagtatgagcatcagggGCCTGGTGATTTGTTTCAGAGGCTTGCGATTCCTGACTAG